Sequence from the Leptospira bourretii genome:
TTTGTTTTTGATTTCTGTCAGTGTATTATATTCCAAATTAGGGGAACTTGCATACCTCACAGGAATCTTTTGGGGCGTGGGAATTCTTGTCACAGGGATGTTAGGTGAAACAATTTCCATCCTATCCTTAGTTTTTTTAGGTACAAGTATCTCTCTCTATTCTTTGTATGATCTCTCTGACTTTGCAGAAAGACTGACAGAAACAGATGCGGGAATCCTTGCTTTCTGGATGGCCGGCCTTGGCCCGGAAGATCTACAAAATCAGGAAGTTCCGACAGTTGTTGTGGTTCTCGGGTATATGATCGCCACCCTTTGGTCTCTTCTCAGCATCGGGATCATATTTATGTCCCTCCGAAGTTCTCTCAGCCACGAAGAATCACATGATTTTCCACCGATGGAAGAAAGTTTTGAACGTTTCCCAGGAGATCTTTCTCCAGAAGCAAAACTCTGGTTGGAAAAACGAGGGGTCGATCCGGAAAGTGGAATCGTTTTGCCCCCCAATTTGTTCCAAGACTTCCCTCCCAAAGACAACAGTCCCTAGGCCTTCACGCAAATTTTCATTTGCCGAGGACACAGACTTCATAAATATAGAATCTCAATGGCAAAAAGAATCCTTATCACAGGTGGAGCCGGATTCATCGGTTCCCATCTTGCAGAAACACTTCTGAATGAAGGGAACCAAATCATCGTGTTGGACAATTTCCATACCGGACGAAAGGAAAATCTAACACACCTTTTGGCAAATCCGAATTTTGAGCTAGTCCGCCATGATATCACGGACCCCATCAAGTTAGAAGTAGACGAGATTTACAATATGGCTTGTCCTGCTTCTCCCGTACATTACCAAAGTAATCCCATCAAAACCATCAAAACAAATGTTTTAGGAATGATGAATATGCTTGGTCTTGCCAAACGAGTGAAAGCAAGAATCTTACAAGCCAGTACATCCGAAGTTTATGGAAATCCACTAGAACACCCTCAAACAGAATCCTATTGGGGAAATGTAAATACCATTGGAATCCGAAGTTGTTATGATGAAGGAAAACGTGTAGCCGAAACTTTATGTTTTGATTACCACCGCCAACATGGAGTAGACATTCGGGTGATCCGAATTTTTAATACCTATGGCCCAAGAATGATCCCAGATGATGGTCGTGTCGTGAGCAATTTCATTGTACAAGCGTTACGTGGCGAAGATATTACTATTTACGGTGATGGAAGCCAAACTCGTTCGTTTTGTTACGTGGATGATTTAGTTCGCGGAATCATTAAAATGATGAACACAGAAAATTTCATTGGACCAGTGAACTTAGGAAACGAAGGGGAATTTACGGTTAAGGAATTAGCTGAATTAGTCATCAAAGAGACAGGAAGTAAATCAAAAATCATTTATCTTCCACTCCCTCAAGATGATCCAACCCGAAGAAAACCAAACTTAAGTTTAGCGAAAGAGAAATTGAATTATTCAACAACCGTCCCTTTAGTGGAAGGCGTAAAAAAAACCATCGAATATTTTAGCAAAAGAGTATAAAATGAAAATAGGCGTAATCAAAGAACCATCTTATGAAAACCGAGTGGCAATCACTCCGGATGTAGTTGACCCACTTAAAAAGTTAGGTTTCAGTGTTTCCGTTGAAACAACTGCAGGGGACAATGCTTTTTTCTCCGACCAAGATTATAAAGATGTTGGCGCAACTGTAGAATCAAGAGATACAATCCTATCTGGATCAGACATTGTTGTTTCAATCCATACATTGGATGAGGCCAGTGCCAAAAAAATTGGAAAAGATAAAATCTATATTGCAACACTCTCTCCACTTGCTTTCCCTAAAAAAGTAAAAGAAATTGCAAATGCGTCTTTCAAAATTTTCTCGATGGACACCATCCCGCGAATCACTCGTGCGCAATCAATGGATGTTCTTAGTAGTCAGGCAACAGTTTCTGGTTACAAAGCAGTTTTACTTGCTGCTTCCAACTATAGCCGTTTTTTCCCAATGTTAACGACTGCTGCAGGAACCATCACTCCCGCAAGAGTTCTGATTCTCGGAGCAGGTGTTGCGGGACTCCAAGCCATTGCTACTTCTCGCCGACTAGGAGCAGTGGTGGATGTATTTGATACAAGACCAGAAGTGAAAGAACAGTGTATGTCACTTGGTGCAAAATTTGTGGAAGTAGAAGGAGCAGCCGATGCTTCGAATACTGGTGGTTATGCGGTGGAACAATCAGAGGATTACCAACGTCGCCAAAAAGAAGCCATTGCAAAGTATGCTGAGAAAGCAGATATCATTATCACAACAGCTCTCATTCCAGGGAGAAAAGCTCCTCTACTCATCACAAAAGATATGGTAGATAAAATGAGACAAGGTTCTGTGATTGTCGACTTAGCCGCTGTAAATGGTGGTAACTGTGAAGTAACTGAAAACGATAAAACAATTGTTTATAAAGGCGTTACAGTCATTGGAAATTCCAACCTTCAAAGTACACAACCAATGGACGCAAGTAAAATGTATGCGAAGAACATGGTGAACTTCCTAAAACTTTTTGTGAATAAAGAAAAACAATTCAACATCAACTTAGAAGACGAAATCATCAATGCATGTATGATTGCTGAAAATGGGGTGATTCGTCACAAACCGACACTTGCACTTCTCGGAGAATAACTCCGAGAGATTTGAGATTGTAGGAAAGATTAGACTTTTACTTTTAGGATTCTAATCTTTCCATTACTGGTTGTTTTCGATGGTTTGCGGTTGGGTTCTCCAACGACGGTGCACCCAAAAGTACTGCTCCGGAAACAACTTCACTTCTTCTTCCAAAGTTTTTGTCCAAAGTTCGGTATAATGCCGAATCACATCGTCTTTGGAAGGGTAGAGTTTTTTATCGACAAAACCCAAATCCTTAACTCGAACAATTACTTTTCCACCTTCACCAGCTAACACAGAATAGTATAACATTTTTGCACCGGTTAAGTAAGCCATCAGTGCGGGACCAACAAAAGTAGAAGCTTGTCTGTTCATAAAAGGAACAAAGATTCCTGCCTTACCGGCATTTTGGTCGGCACCAAAGCCAATCCAATAGCCTTGTTTGAGAAGTTTAATCACTTGTGTGGATTCTTGCACTGGGACAAGGACTACCCCATTTTTAGAACGCATTCGACGAAGTAACTGGTCAACAAAGGGATTTCTAACTTTTTTGTAAATTCCCCCGCCCTTCATTCTGATTCCTAAAAACTGCACTAAAATTTCCCAAGTACCAAAGTGACCTGAAATCAAAATCACTCCTACTCCTTGTTTTTTAGTTTCTTCTTCAATTTGTAAACTTTCAGAATCGATAACTAAGTTTTCGTCCAACCACTTTCTTGTCATCCGAGGCGCCCAAAGTGTATGTGCAAGAAGGATACCCAAATGACGATAATGAGCCTTTACTAAATTTTGGATTTGTTCTTCTGTATAAGCCGGAAAGGCAAAACGTATGTTATCGGCAGCAACCTTTCTATGTTTTTTATCAAGAGGATAAATAAGTTTGGTTAAAAATATTCCATACGCCAAACACCATTTATACGGAAGAACTTTAAATGGAAAATAAAACAAATAAACAATTAAAAACGAAATGAAATATCCAATATGTTTCATAAAGTTACAAAATAAGGCCAAAGATAATAGTGAACTAAAACTGCCAAGAGTCCAATTCCAAAACCAATGATCCACCCTCCCACGATATCACTCACAAAATGATGTAGGGTTAAAAGTCTACCTACACCTGCAAACAAACTGAAGAAAAAGAAATAAGGGGTTTCGTGAAATGCAAAAACCAATATAGTCGATACCACAATGGAATTGGCACTATGAGCCGAGGGAAAAGAATGTTTCATATCTGGATTGGAATCCACTTTTCCCATAACACTGACTAGGGGACGTTTTCTAGCGAAATATTTTTTTAAAACAAGAACCAAACGATCTGTAAGATACGTAAATACTAATACAAATGGTAAACTTATATACGTTGGTTTGTATAGTTCACTTAAAAACATAAGTGGCAACAAAACAAGAGCAAACATTTCTCCACGGTTGACACGAGACAATATCCAACTCATACGTGGATGGTGGAGATTTTTCTGAATCCAAGTCGAAAATTTTAAATCAATGGCAGAAATCAAATTCATTTAGAAAGCTCTTCTTTTATCTTTTGAAGCGCTTCAGCAAAAGAGGAAGTCCATTGGTTCCTTGTAGCCATATCTTTTAATGTGACTGTACCCGCTTTGATTTCGTCTTCGCCTCGAAGTAAAATCCAACGGTACCCTTTTTTTTCTGCATAGGAAAGTTGTTTTCCCATTTTTTGAGAAAGTAAAGACACTTCGACAGCAATCTTTTCTTTTCGAAGTTCCCGTGCGAAGTTATGATTTTCTGCAAAAGAAGATTCATCTAAAAGAGGAATATAAACAGTGGAATCATTGGCAAAATTCGGTAACAAATCATGTGCAGTCAAAAAATTCTGAAGAGTTACATCACCCAAACCAAATCCTATTCCCGACAGCTCTTCATTAGAAAATAATCCAATTAAGTTGTCATATCTTCCACCACCGTATAACGAACGTTTATTCTGTGGAGATGTATCAAAAATTTCAAAAATAAAACCCGTATAATAATCAAAACCTCTTACCACCGAAGGATCGAAATATACAATATCATCTAATCCAATGGTTTTTAAGTCCTCAAACAAAGTTTGAATTATGTTTCTTGTTTCTTCTTTGATTCCAGGAATTTGACCAAGCGTTGCAGTAGTGGCAGCAAGAAACAAGTTTATCTTTGAAACTGCGGTTGGATCATTCGGAATTGTTTTCGAAACAAGAGCTACGTATTCATCTTCCGTAATTTTATTTTTTTTATCTAAAATTTTGGAAACTTCATGAGCCTGATTTGGGCTCACCTTCAAACCGTCTAACAAAAATTCGTCGAGGAGTGATCTATGAGAAATTGTTACTTTAAAACTATTTCTTTTGGCACCAAACGCAAAAAGAATATCACATGCTAAGGATAAAATTTCTAACTCAGCTCTCTGGCTTGTCACGCCAAACATGTCCACATTCAATTGCCAATGTTCCCTGAGACGACCATGGCCTGGCTGTTCGTATCTCCATAAATTTGGAATAGAAAACCAGCGAATGGGACGAGGAAGGTCTCTCAGTTTTTTTGCCACCATTCTCGCAACAGTCGGTGTCATTTCAGGTCGGATCGCAACCTCACGATCCCCCTTATCAATAAAATTATAAATCTGTTTTCCTACAATTTCTTCCCCGGTTTTGGCTCTATACAAATCCAAGGATTCCACCATGGGGCCATCGTATTCTTCATAACCGTAGGATCTGGCGACATCTTTCATCACCGAAAATAAATAGTTTCGAAGGCGCATATCTTCAGGATAAAAATCCCGAGTGCCCTTATAGTTTTCTGTTGTTAGTTTTTGTTCTTTCAATTTTGGCCCCTATTGAACCTGCGAAGTTTAGCCAAAAAAATCAATGAGACTATGGTAAATCTCTTTGGCTTTTTTATCTCCGCTGACACCTGTGATCCGTCCACCCAATCGATAAAAATCATTCACCTCTTCTAAGTGGCGTAACTCTAATGCCATTCGAATGGGTGCCTGTAATTTAAAATTGATATCCAGGGTAAATGTTGGTTTCACTTTCAGTGCTTTGATAATTTCCATATCATTAACTTCCAGGGCGACTCCACCTCTGGAAACGTTGAGTACGTTTTGTTTTACATCAAGAATATGGGTATTTGAGTCCATGATTCTTTCTTGAAACGTACGTTCAACCTCTTTAAACAAATCCAAAACTTCACCAGGGATTCCCGGTCTTTCTGTTTCGAGGGAAAGATATGCAAAAAAATGCATATCTTTCATTTGTATGAATAGAGGATAATAAATAAAAGAACCGATTTTTTTCTTTTTGTATTCTTGGACTTTGTCATCCAATAAAAATTCGTCTTCAAATGTTTTTTTAGGATCAAATACATCTGGAGAAGGAAATGATTCAAAATTTTCCGTATCCAAAATAAAAATTGGTTTTTTATGTTCTTTCATCAAATCAATTTCATCACTGTGAATTGATACGGAAAGAAAAACAACTTTTGACTGCGGATAATTCTTTAGAACCGTTCTTTGGATGTCCGAAAGAATTACCTGAGAACTAACGCCGGTTAGTTTTGAAAAATCAATATTAGTTTTTGCAACTAAAAAGTTTGAAGCAACAACGTTCCCTCGAACCTTTTCATTTCTAGGATCTTGTCTTGTTGCATAGGTTTGTCTACGATCTATAATTTTACCAAGAAGTAAGTTATCTTTTTGGTTGATCAGTTCATAATCCACTTCGACGTGAAAACTAGGTGTTGCTTGAACTGTAAAAATTGTTTCGATGAGTTCAGGGATTGTCTCCAATTCCCAAATGTGCGCTCCATCAGGACGTTCTCCTTTGAACCGGACCCGGATGGGAGTGTCGTATCCTTTTAGAAACAATCCATTTCCACCCATCATTTGTTTGAAAAATTCAGGTAAAGTTTGCACCGCCTCTAACGGGAGGTATTCTCTATCTTGGTCGAAATGAATTTTTATACGGTTGATCATAACTAGTCTATTTTTTTGAAATTCACACGCCTATTTCGTGAACGTCCCTCTTCCGTTTCGTTTTCTGAGATTGGCTGCGAATAATGGTAAGCTTGTACCTTCATTCGTTCCTTTGGAACACCTTTCAATCTCAAATACTGATACACAGAAAGAGCTCTATCTTCACTCAAACTGATATTGTATTCCTTATTCCCTATATTATCAGTATGTCCACCAATTTCAACTTTTTCATTCTTATGTTGGATGAGGAAGTCAGCAAAAAGATCCAATTTTTTCTTATCTTCATCGCTCAATGTTCGTTCGTTGAACGGGAAATAAATAATTGTATTGTACAAACTGTCAAAGTCATTTAAATTTCTGAGGTAAAGGACAGTTTCTTTCCCTTCCATAGTTAGAATTTTATCTTTTGCAAATAAGAAGGTTTCTTCTTTAAATCCTTTTGCTCTCACCAAAATCTCAAAATCCATCGTAGGAGATTTTTCTAATTCGAAACGACTGTCTTTAGATTCTAAAGATTTTCCTTTTCGAGTGAGATCATCGAAATAATGACAAATCGCATTGGGAATGACTAGGTCGGTTTTTTTGTCTTTCACCACAAACCGAATCCCTTGGATGGTTTTATCAGGCCGTTCGTCTTTGGTAGGACGAATGGGTTGTAAGATGATCTGAGAATATTGTTCTTTGTCCTTTCCTACATTTCCCCTTAAATCCAAAAGCAGTTCTGTCGGATGGAATCCTGGTGAAGAAACTTCCACACGATAAAGTTTTCCGGTTTTGATAGTCGTTCTAAAATTCTCTGCATCGGCAAGAGAAAGATCTCCTCCAATTCGTTTGGAAGTAATCACTTGAATGGGTCTTATATCATCATAAATTTTTAATGTGGAATCAAGACCGATCATAATCGCTTCGGAACCATCTAAAACAAGACCACGAAAAACAAATTCATAAGTACGGCGTAGATCTTCGGGAACCATTGTCCTGTAGATATCAAACTGGCCTTCACCACCAGGGCGGTTCGAAGAAAAATAAAACCATAAATCATCAAAGGTAACTGAGATTCCTTCGTTATCACTCTCTTCCCAAAGACTGTAAGTAGAATAATCAGCAGGAGTATCAAATGGAAATCCCGTGGATTCGCCTGACAACTGTACCTTGGTATTAAATGGAGATCCTAATAAAACTGGAGTCTCAAAACTATTTTGTGATTCATTGTATTCACTATAATAAAAACTAAACTTACGATTCTTATCATCTCGATTAGAACTAAAATATAATCTCAACCCATCCCAATGAAAGTTAGGACTAATTTCATCATCCTTGGAGTTAATCGACATACCAACAGAAATTGGTTTTTGCCAAACTCCGTCTCTACATTTGATCTTTGGTTTGTCCGGATTAATTTCCTTTGACTGGGTAATCGGTTCTCGTTTGGAGATCCAAAGATCAAAACCTCCCATTCCTCCTGGTCGATTGGAGGAAAAGACCATTGAACAACCATCAGGCGAAATCGCAGGCATTTTATCTTCAAAATGAGAGTTGATTTCGCTAACATGAATCGGAATCGACCAGAGACCAGTCCTTGGATTAATTTTGGTATAATAAATATTTAAACCATCATATCCTTCCCGATTCTTTTTTGGATCTGCCTGAGTTTTATCCCGAACAGAAGTAAAATAAAGTTCGTAAGGTTTTTCCTCTTCATCGAAAAGGATCGAAAACATCCCTTCAAAATTTGTTGTGTTCAGTTCTCGAAAATTCTTTGGAGGAGACCAAACCGGTAATTTCATCCGGTCAGGAAAACTTAAGTTCTCTGAAATCCAAATATCCATTCCACCCTCACCTCCGGGTCGGTTGGATTGAAAAACAAGATACCTTCCCGTAGGAGAAATGATGGGGTTGTACTCTACATTTTGGGTATTGAGTGGCTGGTAGAACCTTACATCCTTCACCTTCGGTAAAGGCTGCGCCAGGATTGGGAGTGCCGAAATGATTAAGGAAATAAGGAATTTTTTCATCTGCCGTCTCTCCTATGTATCGACCAAATGGAAATTTCTGCCAAGGGAAAAATAAGGCTTTTAGGGGTGAGTTTACCGATAAACCTTTTCATTCATGGTCGAAATCTTCGGAATCTTAAACATTACCACAGACTCCTTTAGCGATGGGGGGAAATTTTTAAACCCTGATGATGCGATCAACCAAGGGAACAAACTCCTTCAAGAAGGGGCCGATTGGCTGGATGTATCAGGCCAATCATCAAACATCAATGCGAATTTAGTCTCTGAAGAAGAGGAATGGAAACGAGTGGAACCTGTCATTAGATATTTTGTTCCCAAAGGTGTTCGAATCAGCCTAGACAGTTTTCGTCCTGAGGTACAAAGAAAGGGAATTGAGGCAGGAGTACGTTGTCTTAATGATATCACTGGATTTACCTATGATGGTGATCGCAGTTTTTTTAGTTCTTATATTAAAAAATACCCAGAGCTCATATTCATCATCATGCATTCGCATAACAAAAATATTGCGAAATTTAAATCAGATTTAAGTCCAGAAATTGTAATCAAAAAGATCCAAGTTTTTTTTAGGGACCGTCGCTCCGAACTGATATCAATGGGGATTCCAGAAACCGCCCTACTTTATGATCCAGGTATGGGTTTTTTTCTAAGTGAAAATCCAATGGTTTCTTTTCGAGTTTTACAAGAATTAGAAATTCTTAAATTGGAATTCCCTCAACTTATGTTAGGTGTATCAAGGAAATCGTTTTTAGGAAACATACTCGGAAATTTGCCGACAGCAGATAGAGAATTTGTTACCTTAGCCTGCGAACTTCATCTATTAAAAAATAAAATTCCTTTTATTAGGACGCATAACGTACTCAAATTGAGACAGGCGGAAAAAATTTGGAATTTATGTCAAGCAAATGAGTGATTTCCTAACAAGTCAAGATTGATTATGATTGTTAACTTCTACCCGAACGAACAGCCTTTCTGATATCTTTTCCCTCTTTAGAGAGAGTTGGGAAAAAAACTGATTCAGGAACAGAGTAGCCCTTTTCAACCGCCTTACGATAGTAAGGCAAAAGATTGTCCCATTTGGGATTGTCCTTCAATACAAATAAGGTATCACGCCAAACTTCTAAAAAACTAATTTGAGTTTTTTCGCTAGCTGTTGCTGATTCTGCCCATTTCAGGGCTTCTTCATAACGCCCTAATTCATAATTTGCTTTGGTAAAATAAAAATGGAATTCCTTATTTTTTTTAGCAGCCACTTCCAAAGACTTTGCGTAATCGAGCAAACTATACCAATTATTTTTTTGTACTTGAATATCTGCCATTCCATACAAGGCGTTCTCATGAAATGGAACTACTTCTAAAATTTGATTAAAATAACCTTCCGCATAAGAATAGTTACCTGTTTGCAAATAGTAATTTGCCAACTCTTCATAGGAATACAATTCCCATCCTTTCACTCGAGAAAGTGCATCCAATAAGACCACTCGTTCATCCGTTCGCAATCGAAGGTCCAATTCTTTTAAAATATTGGTATATGTGACTGAAGAGCGCGATGGGGCTTCTTTTGCAATTTTTTGTTTCAGGGTTTCGTATTCATCCAACAAAAAATAAAACCTTAGTCGGTTCAAGTGGACAATAATTTCATTCGGATTGGTTTGAATGCATTTATCCCAAACAACTTCTGCTTGGTCCAACTGAATGGTTTTTGACAATCGGATACCTTCTGCATTGCATTCGGCGGCAGCAGAACCCGAAAGTTCCAAAAACAAAGTATCGGATTCTAATTCATCTTGTTTTGCTATGGGATAACGACATCCCCATAAAATCAAAGTATGACAAAGGAGTAGAATGTAAAAAATGCAAAATCTCAATCTAAGGTAACCTATCTGGTTCTGTCTTTTCCCTCATCTTTTGAGCAAATACTAAATATTGCATCGCTTTTTCAGGGTTTCCATTGAAAAGATACAACAAACTCAAATCCAAAGCTTCCTGTGCATCTGGAGGAGAGAACTCTTCTGGGTTCTCTTTCGAAAGTTCCAGTTTGGTTTGAAATTCCTTTAACTTCAATTTTGCTTTGGATTGGATTCGAACTAAACTTTCGTGAACCACTTCATCTTCTTCCTTCCAAGCAGCTTGCAAACTTTCATTAAAATTTGTGAATCCCACATCCTCTTTTACCATAGTTGAAAGCAAAGTAGCAGATGCTTTATAATTTCCCTGTTTTGCAAGAATTTCTGATTGGATGATTTTTAACTGAGCATTTCCCGGATACAAAATCAAATAACGTTCAATCATCTTTAAACTTTCTGGAAAACGATTCCTTTCGTAATAAAACATCGCAAGCCCTCCTAAAGCTGATTTATGGTTTGGTTCGATTTTAATTACATTATTTAGATATACTTCGGTTTTCTCATCATTGCCTAACTTCTGATAGGCTTGAGCGAGTAATAGATGCGCTGAAATAAACTTTTTTTCAAAGGTTAATGTTTGTTTCAGAAAACTAATCGCCTTTTCTGTTTCTTCATGTTTATAAAGTGAAACAGCCAAGTTATAACAATTTTTAACGTTTGCATGGAGTTTATAAGCTTTTGAAAACAAAGGAATGGCTTCTGCGTGTTTTCCTTGTTTTGCATAAACCACACCCAAATTTTGCAATGCCAAATGGTAATTGGGATCTTTTTCGAGCAAAAGTTTGTATTGTGATTCGGCACGATCCCATTCCCCGTTTCGTTCCAAACGGACGGCCTCATTGAATAAAGCTTGGATTTCTTGTGCCATACAGACCGATTATCGTTTCAGAAACGATTCTCCCCTTAGAAATTTTATCATGCGAATGGAAAAACCTTCCGAAAGGTACACACAAGAGTCCAGAGGAAGGGGAAAGTTATGCAAAGACTCATACTTTTATCCATAGTATTGTGGCTAGTGTCCTGCAGTTCAGCAGATGCCACCCGTAGAGATTATAGTGCATCCGGGGATCCGGAGGATATTTTTTTTGAACGTTCTGGGAAGTCAAAACCAGCAAGTAACACGAAGTCAGATGACCCAGTGGCTCGTTCTATCATTGACGATTTAGATTCCAATGCAAAAACAACAGCACCTACCGGTTTAGCGACCATCCCAACAAAAAAACCAACAACACAATTTGATGAAGTTGGTTTATCTTCTTGGTATGGACAAAAATTCCAAGGTCGCCCTACTGCGAGTGGTGAACCTTTTGACCGCATGAAAATGACAGGCGCACATAGAACACTTCCCATTGGGAGCGTTGTCAAAATCCAAAACTTAGAAAACAACAAAGAAGCTGTAGTTCGGATCAATGACCGCGGACCATTTGTTGATGAACGAATTGTGGATGTATCTGAAAAAACAGCGGAGATCCTCGAATTTAAGGACAAAGGTGTTACCAAAGTTGGGATCAAAGTTCTTAAAAAAGGGGAAGAGGATCTTGCGGATGATTTAGATGACGCAGACCTTCTAGACGATGCTCCTGCAAAACCAGAAAAATTGACTCCGGTAAAACCAGGTGCAGTGAAACCAATTGCGGCCGGCAAAGGATTCACTGTGCAAGTGGGAGTGTTTCAAGAAAAGGAACGAGCTCTAAAATACCAAGAAAACATGAAATCTGAATACAACCAATCTGTGTTCGTCACTCCCCGAGATGGAAAGTTCGTCGTTCAAGTGGGTGATTTTGCTGACCGCGCAAAAGCAGAATCTCTCAAATCAAAATTAAAATACGATGGGATTGATTGTTTTATCGCCAATCGTTAGTTTTGACCCTTCCCTCCGAGCAAACGGCTGTCTTGCTGATTTGCTCGGGACGGTAGGAAAATGAATTGATTTCGCATTTCTTGCCTGTTACGATTTCGTATTAAATTAGCAACTAGAAGACCCTATGAGTGAAAGCATAATATCCGTTGACCACATACTAACAAATTATTACACATTCGGTAGTTTAATTGTCACTGTCCTCCTTGCGGTCTTGACTACATTCTTTTTCTCTCTAAAAGACAGAACGGTCGCAACCAAACATATGGGGCTCGCATGTTTGTTTTTATGCTTGTTCCAATTCGGATACCTATTAGGGGCTTTTTACTACCATCCCATTGCTTCCTACCACCGTTGGATCACCGGCGGGTTCATTATTTTTGGAATCATTCACTTTGGTCAGTTTTTCTTCCGTTTCCCTGATAACGAAGACAGCAGAACTGCCAATATCATCCAAGTTAGTCTCTACGCAGTAGCCATTGTTGTTGTGCTTTGGTTTTTAGTTACTGTTTCTCAAGGAGAAAGGAAATACCATTTCACCGCTCATCACTGGGATTTTAACTCTGAAGGTGCAAGTAGACTCTTGAGTTTGTTCATTGCTGGTTTTTCATTTATCAACTTTATTGTCTTACCGGGTTACCGTTTATTCCATGTGACTAAGGAAAAACGAGGAACACTTAGCGTAATGTTAATGGCAGCTTTAATTGCGGGAGTTGTTCCAAATATAACAAACGTTATGAGTCGTGATGGAGCAATGGAACGATCCACCTACCTCACAGCTCTAGTGCTGTTATTTACTTTTACATTTTTTATCATTACCATTTCCTTCATTAACAACAGTAGCGAAAGAACTACTTTTATGGTTAAAATTGTAGGAATTTCATTTGTGACAATCCTACTCATCATGCAGGCTTTCAGTTACTTAGTAGACCAGGAAAAAGAAACCTCCTTTGATAATACGGCAATTCAAAAAGCCCTTCGTGTGGCTGAAGGTGGCGAGCGGTCCAAGGATATTTTATTTGTCATTGAGTCTGATTCATCAGGACAAAGTCTAAAAAAAGCTTACCTACCTTCCTCTGTTAATTTAGATTTACCATTAGTACAAGCTGACCTTTATAATACCGCTTTGTACGATGAAGTGGTCAGTATTTCCGAGAAGGACTACAGAAATTCTCTCAAAGCAAGTTTAACAAAAACACCTTATTACTTTGAAGGTTATAAAAATGCAATCATCCAATTTTTGGAAGAAAATCCCGATTCGGAAGGTGCAGAATTAAAAGCTGAAGTTT
This genomic interval carries:
- a CDS encoding DUF1577 domain-containing protein — encoded protein: MINRIKIHFDQDREYLPLEAVQTLPEFFKQMMGGNGLFLKGYDTPIRVRFKGERPDGAHIWELETIPELIETIFTVQATPSFHVEVDYELINQKDNLLLGKIIDRRQTYATRQDPRNEKVRGNVVASNFLVAKTNIDFSKLTGVSSQVILSDIQRTVLKNYPQSKVVFLSVSIHSDEIDLMKEHKKPIFILDTENFESFPSPDVFDPKKTFEDEFLLDDKVQEYKKKKIGSFIYYPLFIQMKDMHFFAYLSLETERPGIPGEVLDLFKEVERTFQERIMDSNTHILDVKQNVLNVSRGGVALEVNDMEIIKALKVKPTFTLDINFKLQAPIRMALELRHLEEVNDFYRLGGRITGVSGDKKAKEIYHSLIDFFG
- a CDS encoding OmpA family protein; the encoded protein is MKKFLISLIISALPILAQPLPKVKDVRFYQPLNTQNVEYNPIISPTGRYLVFQSNRPGGEGGMDIWISENLSFPDRMKLPVWSPPKNFRELNTTNFEGMFSILFDEEEKPYELYFTSVRDKTQADPKKNREGYDGLNIYYTKINPRTGLWSIPIHVSEINSHFEDKMPAISPDGCSMVFSSNRPGGMGGFDLWISKREPITQSKEINPDKPKIKCRDGVWQKPISVGMSINSKDDEISPNFHWDGLRLYFSSNRDDKNRKFSFYYSEYNESQNSFETPVLLGSPFNTKVQLSGESTGFPFDTPADYSTYSLWEESDNEGISVTFDDLWFYFSSNRPGGEGQFDIYRTMVPEDLRRTYEFVFRGLVLDGSEAIMIGLDSTLKIYDDIRPIQVITSKRIGGDLSLADAENFRTTIKTGKLYRVEVSSPGFHPTELLLDLRGNVGKDKEQYSQIILQPIRPTKDERPDKTIQGIRFVVKDKKTDLVIPNAICHYFDDLTRKGKSLESKDSRFELEKSPTMDFEILVRAKGFKEETFLFAKDKILTMEGKETVLYLRNLNDFDSLYNTIIYFPFNERTLSDEDKKKLDLFADFLIQHKNEKVEIGGHTDNIGNKEYNISLSEDRALSVYQYLRLKGVPKERMKVQAYHYSQPISENETEEGRSRNRRVNFKKID
- the folP gene encoding dihydropteroate synthase, producing the protein MVEIFGILNITTDSFSDGGKFLNPDDAINQGNKLLQEGADWLDVSGQSSNINANLVSEEEEWKRVEPVIRYFVPKGVRISLDSFRPEVQRKGIEAGVRCLNDITGFTYDGDRSFFSSYIKKYPELIFIIMHSHNKNIAKFKSDLSPEIVIKKIQVFFRDRRSELISMGIPETALLYDPGMGFFLSENPMVSFRVLQELEILKLEFPQLMLGVSRKSFLGNILGNLPTADREFVTLACELHLLKNKIPFIRTHNVLKLRQAEKIWNLCQANE
- a CDS encoding tetratricopeptide repeat protein, whose translation is MRFCIFYILLLCHTLILWGCRYPIAKQDELESDTLFLELSGSAAAECNAEGIRLSKTIQLDQAEVVWDKCIQTNPNEIIVHLNRLRFYFLLDEYETLKQKIAKEAPSRSSVTYTNILKELDLRLRTDERVVLLDALSRVKGWELYSYEELANYYLQTGNYSYAEGYFNQILEVVPFHENALYGMADIQVQKNNWYSLLDYAKSLEVAAKKNKEFHFYFTKANYELGRYEEALKWAESATASEKTQISFLEVWRDTLFVLKDNPKWDNLLPYYRKAVEKGYSVPESVFFPTLSKEGKDIRKAVRSGRS
- a CDS encoding tetratricopeptide repeat protein — protein: MAQEIQALFNEAVRLERNGEWDRAESQYKLLLEKDPNYHLALQNLGVVYAKQGKHAEAIPLFSKAYKLHANVKNCYNLAVSLYKHEETEKAISFLKQTLTFEKKFISAHLLLAQAYQKLGNDEKTEVYLNNVIKIEPNHKSALGGLAMFYYERNRFPESLKMIERYLILYPGNAQLKIIQSEILAKQGNYKASATLLSTMVKEDVGFTNFNESLQAAWKEEDEVVHESLVRIQSKAKLKLKEFQTKLELSKENPEEFSPPDAQEALDLSLLYLFNGNPEKAMQYLVFAQKMREKTEPDRLP